GCCACTTCGGCGGATGGAAGAAGGGGGCGTCGAGCACCGTTCAACTCAAGAGACCCGCCTCGCTCGACCGCAAGATGGTCCAGCTGATCGAAAAAGATCTGACGCAATCCACCATTGTGCTCGGACACACGGGAATCAGCCGGAACAATCCGGACTATTACGCCGTCACGGTCATGAATTACATCCTTGGCGCAGGCGGCTTCTCGTCCAGGCTCATGGATTCCATCAGGGACAAACAAGGGTTGGCCTACGGCATCATGAGCCAGTTCGACACGCGCCTGATGCCCGGCGCCTTCCTCGTTAACTTACAAACGCGCACCGAAGCCACCAATCAAGCCATCACCGGTGTCCTAGCAGAGATCAAGAACATGCGTGAGGCTCCGGTCACGGATCAAGAACTCAGTGAGGCGAAAGCCTTCATCGTCGGAAGCTTTCCCCTGCGGATCGACAGCAGCGCCAAGCTGGCCAATGTCCTCGCACAGGTCGAGTTTTACAATCTCGGTCTGGACTACTTCACCCAGTATCCGAAAGCCATCGAGAAGGTCGCTAAGGAGGATGTTTTGCGCGTCGCCAAGCAATACCTCGACGTCCAACATTATGCCTTGGTCGTCGTCGGCGCCATTTCCAAAGCCAAGGTCAAGCAATAGCCAGCTGTTTCCGGTTCCGAGTCATACCGCCTGAAATGAGTGCTCCCATGCCCACCGCCATCCTCACCGAGAAGTTGCACCGCGCACAGGACGTCCTCCGGGAGTTGGGGTCCGTCATCGTAGCCTTCTCAGGTGGGATCGACAGCACCTTGGTGCTCAAACTGGCGCATGATACGCTCGGCGCACAGGCCGTCGCAGTCACGGCAGTGTCCCCCACATTGCCCGAAGCGGAACTTGAGGCGACGCGCCGGATTGCGGCCGAAATCGGGGCAACACACCGACTCGTGGAAACCGATCAGTTGGAGATTCCGGAGTTTGTCGTCAACGACGCCAGCCGTTGCTACCACTGCAAAACCGACCTCTACTCGCTGCTCGGCGCGCTACGGCGAGCGGAGCAGTATGCTCACATTGTTGACGGAACCAATACGGATGACCTAGGCGACGATCGCCCGGGACTGAAGGCCGCACGCGAGTGGGGTGTTCGCAGTCCGCTGCTCGAGGCAGAGCTTTCCAAAACCGAGGTGCGTGCGCTGGCCAAGGAACTGGGGCTCTCAAATTGGGACAAGCCGGCAGCGGCCTGCCTGTCATCGCGCGTCCCACGAGGCATACCCATCACGCGCGTCACGCTCTCGCGCGTCGATCGAGCCGAAGCCGTGCTGGCGCGCGAAGGATTCCGTCAATGCCGGGTGAGAGACCACGGAGAGATCGCCCGCATCGAAGTCGCGACGGAGGAGTGCTTACGTCTCCTTGACGATGCAAGGCGCAACCGCATTGCAGCAGAGCTCAAGGCCTTGGGCTACCGCTTCGTAACGCTGGATCTGGAGGGATACCGCCAGGGAGGCGTGAGCCTAACCTCCCCGGCGTGAAGGACTAGTTGCGGCTCTGGTAGGTCTTCGCCAAGGCTTCCAAGGCCTCATCGGCCAGGCGCCGGTGATCGGCTTCCGTCAGCGCACGTCCCACCACCTTCTCCGCGACCAGCAGTGCAAGGTCGGTAGTCTGGGATCGGATGTCCTGGATCGCGCGTCGGCGTTCCTGTTCGATCTCTCTGGTGGCATCGCCACGGATACGTTCAGCTTCCGTCGTCATCCGCTGCTCGTTCTCTTCCATCAGCCGTTGCGCGCGCTCCTTGGCCTGAGCCAATAAGCCTTCCGCTTCCTTGGAAGCGGCGGCCAGCTTGGCCTCATAGTCTTTCAGCTTCCGCTCAGCCTCGGAACGGTGACGCTCGGCCTGGTCCAAGCTGTCCTTGATCTTCTTTTCGCGCTCTTCCAACATGCCGAGCAAGCTCGGGAATGCGTACTTGTAGAGCAAGAAGAAGAGGATCCCGAACGAGAGGATCTCCCAGAAAATCAGCGACGAGAAAAAATGCGATTCGAATTGAGGCATCGTTCTAACCCACTGTGAGGTTGAGGCTCAGGCTGGAGGAACGGACCGCATGCGGCTCGCCTACCCCTCAACCCTAACCTGACGGTGCTACTTGCGCAGCCCCATGATAATGAACGCGATGACGAGGCCGTACAGAGCGATGGCTTCGACCAATGCGAACCCGATCCACATATACTTGCCGACACGACCTTCAGCTTCCGGCTGCCGCGCGACCGCTTCGATCATCTTGCCGAAAATGTAGCCGATGCCGACGCCTGCCCCGGCGAATCCCGCTGCGGCCAACCCCATACCGACCAACGCTGCTGCTGCTGCATCCATTGTTTGTCCTTCCTCCCTTATGTACACGCCGTCTAATGGGCGTGCTCGCTATGACCGTGCAAGGTAATGGCATCGCCGAGATACACACAGCTCAGCACGGTAAAAATATATGCCTGGATGAATGCGATACCGACTTCCAAGCCGTTCATCGCAATCGTAAACGCAAATGGCAACCAACCGATCAGCAACCCGCCGCTGATGGCGAGGCCGAACAGCACGCCCAAGATAACGTGTCCTGCCGTCATATTGGCGAACAACCGCACCGCCAACGAGATCGGACGAGCCAACTGGCTGATCAGCTCGATCGGAATCATGAGCGGCAACAACCACCCCGGCGTTCCTGGCGGAACCAGAATGCCCAGAAACTTGGCGCCGTGCAGCGAAAATCCGAGCACGAGGCTCAGTCCGTAGATGCCGACCGCAAACACCGCGGTCACGATGATTTGGCTGGTAACCGTGTAGGACCCGGGGATGAGCCCCAGCAAATTGCAAAAGAGAATGAACAGAAACAGGGTCGCAATCAACGGGAAAAACTTCATCCCTTGTTCGCCCATCGTGTCCAAAATGATGCCGCGAATGAAATCGACGATCATCTCGGCCAGGTTCTGCAACTTTCCGGGGACCAACTGTCTGGTGGCGGCAGCGGAAATCATCAGAAACGACACCAGGCCAACCACAATCCACATCAAGATCACGGCCTTGTTGATCGAGAGATCCAAGGCTCCCGCTCCAATGGAGATCAGGTCGTGCAGTTCAAACGCATGTAAGGGACTTTCTTCCACGATTATCCTTTGTCTTGACGGTCAGTCGTCTCTTGGCCGGCGGGCCATACCTGCGCCGCCCGGTAGGCGTTGCGCATTCCTGCCGCAGCCCCGAATATCAAACCCACCACCAATCCCCAGGGATTGGAGTCGAAGAGATACGTATCAACAACCCAACCAAGTCCCCCACCGACGATCAGCGCAGCAAGCAGTTCCGTCCCGATTCGGACAGCCTGTCCGAGCCCCGCATAAAACGGATCATTGGTGGCGGGCATAACACACCTACGGGCGGCGCCCGCTCCGCACAGTCGGATAGGGTTCGCCCTCAGGCGGGCGCGCCATTCAAGCAAAGTCACCGGGGTTTTGTCAAGAACATGGGCCCCTATGAGGCGGACCGCTCCATACGGTATAGTCTTCGCTCGAGGTAACCACCGGCCTCGACCGCTCACATGACCAGCCCAATCACGGCAACATTCCTCGAGGGTCCTCCGCAGCCCTTGGTAGTGACAATTCCTCTTCCGGCCGTCGATCCGCTGGAACTCTACCGCAGGCTCGACCGCCCTGACCGTCCTTCCCTCCTGCTCGAAAGCGCTCACGGCACCCAGACCACCGCCCGCTATTCAATTATCGGCGCGAATCCCTACATGACCCTTGCCGGGAAGGGATCGGAAACTCGCGTGTGGTCGGACGGACATATGAGGCTCCATGACGGCTCTCCCTTCACCGCTCTTCAACACGCGCTGGCTGGCTCACGAATCGTACGACCTCCAGGCATTCCGCCGTTTTTCGGGGGAGCCATGGGATTCCTGGCCTACGACCTGGTGCGAAGTTTCGAGAGGCTCCCGACCCATGCCATCGACGACGTGCCGGTCCCCGATGTCGCCATGGCCTTCTTCGATCTCGTGACCGTCATCGATCACCAGAGCCGAATGCTGTTTCTGATGTACTGTCCGCCGTTGTCCCGATTCCTCGGCGAACCGCGCGACAAACTCTTTCGTGAGGGATGCGATCGCCTGGCGGCGATGGAAGCCGAACTCGCCGGCGCGGTCGCCGCCCCCTCACCGGCCTTTTCCTGGGGCAAGGCCCGTTTTCGCCCGGAACAGTCCCGGGAGGAATATGTCGCGCGCGCCCAGGCCTGCCAAGACTACATCGCTGCAGGCGACATCTATCAGGCCAATCTTTCGCATCGATTTAGACTCGCCGCAGCGGGAACGGACGACGGC
This Nitrospiraceae bacterium DNA region includes the following protein-coding sequences:
- the larE gene encoding ATP-dependent sacrificial sulfur transferase LarE; amino-acid sequence: MPTAILTEKLHRAQDVLRELGSVIVAFSGGIDSTLVLKLAHDTLGAQAVAVTAVSPTLPEAELEATRRIAAEIGATHRLVETDQLEIPEFVVNDASRCYHCKTDLYSLLGALRRAEQYAHIVDGTNTDDLGDDRPGLKAAREWGVRSPLLEAELSKTEVRALAKELGLSNWDKPAAACLSSRVPRGIPITRVTLSRVDRAEAVLAREGFRQCRVRDHGEIARIEVATEECLRLLDDARRNRIAAELKALGYRFVTLDLEGYRQGGVSLTSPA
- the atpF gene encoding F0F1 ATP synthase subunit B; the encoded protein is MPQFESHFFSSLIFWEILSFGILFFLLYKYAFPSLLGMLEEREKKIKDSLDQAERHRSEAERKLKDYEAKLAAASKEAEGLLAQAKERAQRLMEENEQRMTTEAERIRGDATREIEQERRRAIQDIRSQTTDLALLVAEKVVGRALTEADHRRLADEALEALAKTYQSRN
- a CDS encoding anthranilate synthase component I family protein → MTSPITATFLEGPPQPLVVTIPLPAVDPLELYRRLDRPDRPSLLLESAHGTQTTARYSIIGANPYMTLAGKGSETRVWSDGHMRLHDGSPFTALQHALAGSRIVRPPGIPPFFGGAMGFLAYDLVRSFERLPTHAIDDVPVPDVAMAFFDLVTVIDHQSRMLFLMYCPPLSRFLGEPRDKLFREGCDRLAAMEAELAGAVAAPSPAFSWGKARFRPEQSREEYVARAQACQDYIAAGDIYQANLSHRFRLAAAGTDDGPFERDGALDLYQRLRRVNPSPFSGLVRFNEINLVSCSPERLVRLDGDLASTRPIAGTRPRGQGTDEDGRYRAELLASPKERAEHLMLVDLERNDLGKVCTFGSVRVDEFMTIEQYSHVSHLVSDVHGRLIPGTDPLDLVRATFPGGTITGVPKLRCMEIIEELEPVRRGLYTGALGYFSWSGDLDLNILIRTLVLTQGQGYLQVGAGIVADSIPDREYEETLSKAGAFFKILEER
- the atpE gene encoding ATP synthase F0 subunit C; the protein is MDAAAAALVGMGLAAAGFAGAGVGIGYIFGKMIEAVARQPEAEGRVGKYMWIGFALVEAIALYGLVIAFIIMGLRK
- a CDS encoding F0F1 ATP synthase subunit A, with the translated sequence MEESPLHAFELHDLISIGAGALDLSINKAVILMWIVVGLVSFLMISAAATRQLVPGKLQNLAEMIVDFIRGIILDTMGEQGMKFFPLIATLFLFILFCNLLGLIPGSYTVTSQIIVTAVFAVGIYGLSLVLGFSLHGAKFLGILVPPGTPGWLLPLMIPIELISQLARPISLAVRLFANMTAGHVILGVLFGLAISGGLLIGWLPFAFTIAMNGLEVGIAFIQAYIFTVLSCVYLGDAITLHGHSEHAH
- a CDS encoding AtpZ/AtpI family protein, whose translation is MPATNDPFYAGLGQAVRIGTELLAALIVGGGLGWVVDTYLFDSNPWGLVVGLIFGAAAGMRNAYRAAQVWPAGQETTDRQDKG